A stretch of DNA from Shewanella sediminis HAW-EB3:
GCTCGATAAAAATCACTGAATAAATAAACAGGTCCGTAAAATTCGCTATGAAAAAACTTTTGTTTGTCTTGCTCACTATAACCTTGCTGGCGTCTTGCCAGAAGGTAAGTGTGGAACAAACAAAGGTGATACCCGAACCAATAAAGAAAACCACACTTAATGTTGGAACCCTCTATGGTGCACAAATATTTGTGACTACAGGGCAAGGTGAGGCCGGATTCGATTTTGAGATGGCGAGTCGATTTGCTGAATATCTTAAATTAGAACTTAAGATGAAACCTTACTCCAATATCAGCGAGCTTTATCAAGCGCTCGAGAGTGGTGAAGTCGATCTGCTTGCAGCAGGACTTGCCGATACCCCGACTCGACGGGAGAAATTCCGCTTAGGCCCACCTCTGTATCGGGTTAATCAGGTCTTGGTCTATAAGCAAGGAACCCCGATACCTAAAGATGTTTCGACGCTGGAAGATAACATTACCGTTATCACCGACTCCTCTTTTGTTGAAACTCTATCTCAACTGCAAAAACTCTATCCTGAACTGGTGTGGGAGCAGGAGAAAGAGAAAGACAGCGAAGAGCTAATGGCCATGATTGCCAGAGGCGAAATCACCTATACCATCGCCGACTCGAGCACCTTTGAGATCAACAGGCGCTACCTGCCAGAGTTAAGGGCCGGCCCCATTCTTAAAGAGAAACAGGCGATAGTCTGGCTATTGCCACCGAAAAACAGCGATCAACTCATGAGTGATCTGCTCACATTCTGGCACTATGAGAAACGCTCGGGCACCCTTGCACACCTCAATGAAAAGTATTTCGCCCATGTCAAACGCTTCGATTATGTCGATACCCGTGCATTTCTCAGGGCTATCGATAACAAGCTACCGAAATATAAGGAAAGTTTTCAACATTATGCCAATGGTATCGACTGGCGAAAGCTTGCCGCCACCGCTTATCAGGAATCTCACTGGAATCCGAATGCCCGCTCGCCAACCGGGGTGAGAGGCTTGATGATGCTGACACTTCCGACGGCAAAACAGGTTGGTATAAAAAATCGACTCGACCCGATACAGAGTATCAAGGGAGGAGCGAAGTACCTCAATGATATTCTTAACCGGTTACCCGACTCTATCCCTGAAAATCAGCGAATGTGGTTTGCCTTAGCCTCCTACAATATCGGCTATGGACATGTCGAAGACGCGCGTAAACTGGCACAATCGATGGGACTGAATCCCAGCGCTTGGCGGGATCTGAAAGAGGTCCTCCCCCTGCTTCACAAACGTAAATACTATCAACGCACCCGATACGGCTATGCCCGTGGTAATGAGGCCGTTCACTATGTCGATAGTATCAGGCGCTATTATGATACGTTAGTCTGGGTAGATAACCAGAACCAACTCTTGATAGATGAAAAAGCATCGGCCGAAGAGTCTCAGCTCGCTGAGAAAATCGGAGGCAAGCAAGAGAACCTATCGGGTGCCCAGCCCCAATAAATAGTAGCTAATAACAATAAATACAAGGATGATTGTCATGAAAAGAAAACTGATAAATAAGGTGTCGTCGAGACGCAGAACACTACTCAAATCGAAACACCTTCGCACGATGAACAGACAGAAGCAGTTCTTCGTATTTATTCAGCCATCGAGCTGAGCCTAAAAGCCATGGATTCTGAAACACGCTACGGGCTTCGCGGCTAAAGCCGCTCCTACAATTAATGCGCTGCCATGTAGGATCGGCTTCAGCCGGGAAAGGTAATAAAAGGATCGTGAAATACTCCAATCGGGCTGCCTCGGATCGCGCAGCCTCACTCTCCCAAAAGCTCTCAAACATAAAACCCTGGATTCTGAAGCAAGTTCAGAATGACGGCTAAAAGGTAAAGCACTCAAGCCAAACACACAAACACGAGGGGCTAGCTAGCCGGGTCATTGCTATCATTTTTCAATGCTTCTAACCGCTTCAGCTCCCTTTTCTGCTCTTTCTTCTCCTTGCGGCGCCGACGGAAAAATTGACTCAGCTGCTCACTACATTCCTGCTCGAGTACACCATTGTTTACCTCCAGCTGATGGTTAAATCTCGGGTGCCTGACCAGATCGACAACGGAGCCTGCTGCCCCGGTCTTCTCATCTTTAGCACCAAAAACCAATCGTGAGACTCGTGAATGCACCATGGCTCCGGCGCACATGGCGCACGGCTCAAGCGTCACATAGAGGGTCGTATCGAGCAGGCGGTAATTCTCAACAAGCCTGCCAGCCTCACGCAAACACTGCATCTCGGCATGCGCACTGGGATCGTGCTGTCCAATGCAATCATTTGAGCCAACCGCGACCACCTTATCGTCCTTTACCAGAACGGCGCCCACAGGTACTTCCCCCCTCGCCTCGGCTTCGGCAGCCTGCAGCATGGCGAGTGCCATAAAATGGATATCTCTATCTAGTTGAGTCAAGCTTTACTCTCCAAAAAAACTTATCTCTCATTATACCAATGATATCCATTCAATCGAACGAATAAATTCTAACTATACTGATAAGAGAAATTCGCTCATATGGCAGCCCGATGCTTACCCGCTATAGTAGACAATTGTTTGTACTTGTATTCTCAGCGATACTGACTCTGGTTATTATCCAAGGTACGACTCAAGTTGATAACGTGATGACTATCGAGTCCGGCATGGAAGCTGTCAGAGTCATTATCTGCTTAGTCATGCTGTTTTTAATCGAATCCACTAATGACCAACGACAAATTTACACACCTCTGTTATTTGGCATAAGCGCGCTTTACCTGGGTAATCTGCTTAATTTTTTGGATGACATTTATGATTTAGGTCGACCGCAAATCGCCCTTATCGAAGACCTGTTTGAAACCGCCGGGTTAATCAGCGTACTGGTCGGAGTCACTTTATGGGCACAGCATCATCAAAACCAGATCAAATATTTATTGAAACTGTCGAGAATCGACCCTCTAACCGGCCTACTCAATCGACGCGCAGCCATAGCTGCAATTAAAGCTTATGGGAAAGAGGACGTTCAGGAGCCGGGCAATACTTCCCCAAAGGAGTGGAGTTTCAAACATGAAGCTGACAAACCGATACACTGTGTCATGATACTGGACTTAGACCACTTTAAGGGGGTGAATGATACCTTAGGTCATGATGCAGGGGACAAGTTACTCTGTGACATCTCGAGTCTTTTGCAGCAACAGAGTCAAAATGATTGCATCATTGCGCGCTGGGGAGGAGAGGAATTTCTGGTCTATCACAGAGCCAATTCGAAGGAGGAGTGTTTAGATCTCGCACTATCTCTCAAGTATAAAATCGGTCATCACCCTTTTAGTTATGATACCACCCCAATCAAGGTTACCGTCAGCATCGGTGTAAGCACCTACTCTGCAGAGGAGTTCTATCTATTCGAAGCGATCAAACATGCCGATACAGCCTTGTATCAAGCAAAGGCTGCGGGCAGAGATTACGTACAGATGGCTCAATAAAAAGGGCTGACGTATTGATACGTCAGCCCACTATCTACTACTTAAAATTAATGAATCTACTACTTAAAATTAATTATTCCCATTCGATAGTCGCAGGCGGCTTACCTGAAATATCGTAAACAACACGGGAGATCCCATCAATTTCATTAATGATCCGGTTCGATACGCGACCCAGGAAGTCATAAGGCAGATGCGCCCAATGAGCCGTCATGAAGTCGATCGTTTCAACCGCGCGCAGTGAAACCACCCAATCATATTTACGGCCATCACCCATGACGCCAACGGAGCGAACAGGTAAGAATACCGTAAATGCCTGACTCACTTTATGGTAAAGCTCGGCTTTATGCAGCTCTTCGATAAAGATGGCATCGGCTAAACGAAGCAGATCGCAGTACTCTTTCTTCACTTCACCAAGAACACGGACACCAAGACCCGGTCCGGGGAACGGATGACGGTAGAGCATGTCATAAGGCAGACCTAATTCCAGACCTATCTTACGCACCTCATCTTTAAACAGCTCACGAAGTGGCTCAACAAGACCCAGCTCCATATCATCGGGTAAGCCACCCACATTGTGATGTGACTTAATGACATGTGCCTTACCAGTGGCACTACCGGCTGATTCAATCACATCTGGGTAGATGGTACCTTGCGCCAACCACTTAGCATTTTTGCACTTCTTAGATTCTTCATCGAAGATCTCAACGAAGACATGACCGATGATTTTGCGCTTAGCTTCAGGATCGGCTTCGCCCTTCATCGCATCTAGGAAACGATTTTCAGCGTTCACATGAACAATATTGAGTCCGAAGTGGTCACCAAACATATCCATCACCTGGTCAGCTTCGTTAAGACGAAGCAAGCCATTGTCGACAAATACGCAAGTCAGCTTGTCACCGATAGCACGGTGTAACAACATAGCCACAACCGATGAATCGACGCCGCCAGACAGACCCAGGATAACCTCATCATCGCCGATCTGTTTCTTCAAACGCTCAACTGCATCTTCGATAATCGATGTAGGTTTCCAGTTAGCTTCACACTCACAGATGTCCAGCGCGAAGTGCTCCAACATACGTTTACCCTGACGGGTATGTGTCACTTCAGGGTGGAACTGCACGCCATAGAACTTCTTAT
This window harbors:
- the mltF gene encoding membrane-bound lytic murein transglycosylase MltF — protein: MKKLLFVLLTITLLASCQKVSVEQTKVIPEPIKKTTLNVGTLYGAQIFVTTGQGEAGFDFEMASRFAEYLKLELKMKPYSNISELYQALESGEVDLLAAGLADTPTRREKFRLGPPLYRVNQVLVYKQGTPIPKDVSTLEDNITVITDSSFVETLSQLQKLYPELVWEQEKEKDSEELMAMIARGEITYTIADSSTFEINRRYLPELRAGPILKEKQAIVWLLPPKNSDQLMSDLLTFWHYEKRSGTLAHLNEKYFAHVKRFDYVDTRAFLRAIDNKLPKYKESFQHYANGIDWRKLAATAYQESHWNPNARSPTGVRGLMMLTLPTAKQVGIKNRLDPIQSIKGGAKYLNDILNRLPDSIPENQRMWFALASYNIGYGHVEDARKLAQSMGLNPSAWRDLKEVLPLLHKRKYYQRTRYGYARGNEAVHYVDSIRRYYDTLVWVDNQNQLLIDEKASAEESQLAEKIGGKQENLSGAQPQ
- the tadA gene encoding tRNA adenosine(34) deaminase TadA produces the protein MTQLDRDIHFMALAMLQAAEAEARGEVPVGAVLVKDDKVVAVGSNDCIGQHDPSAHAEMQCLREAGRLVENYRLLDTTLYVTLEPCAMCAGAMVHSRVSRLVFGAKDEKTGAAGSVVDLVRHPRFNHQLEVNNGVLEQECSEQLSQFFRRRRKEKKEQKRELKRLEALKNDSNDPAS
- a CDS encoding GGDEF domain-containing protein; translation: MFVLVFSAILTLVIIQGTTQVDNVMTIESGMEAVRVIICLVMLFLIESTNDQRQIYTPLLFGISALYLGNLLNFLDDIYDLGRPQIALIEDLFETAGLISVLVGVTLWAQHHQNQIKYLLKLSRIDPLTGLLNRRAAIAAIKAYGKEDVQEPGNTSPKEWSFKHEADKPIHCVMILDLDHFKGVNDTLGHDAGDKLLCDISSLLQQQSQNDCIIARWGGEEFLVYHRANSKEECLDLALSLKYKIGHHPFSYDTTPIKVTVSIGVSTYSAEEFYLFEAIKHADTALYQAKAAGRDYVQMAQ
- the guaA gene encoding glutamine-hydrolyzing GMP synthase, which gives rise to MSNIHEHKILILDFGSQYTQLIARRIREIGVYCELWAWDVSEAQIKGFAPNGIILAGGPESVTADESPRAPEYVFNAGVPVLGICYGMQTMSEQLGGKVIEGIGEGEFGYAQIEIQEPSELFKSIEDAISESGKPLLDVWMSHGDKVLDIPEGFVTVANTETCPHAAMANEDKKFYGVQFHPEVTHTRQGKRMLEHFALDICECEANWKPTSIIEDAVERLKKQIGDDEVILGLSGGVDSSVVAMLLHRAIGDKLTCVFVDNGLLRLNEADQVMDMFGDHFGLNIVHVNAENRFLDAMKGEADPEAKRKIIGHVFVEIFDEESKKCKNAKWLAQGTIYPDVIESAGSATGKAHVIKSHHNVGGLPDDMELGLVEPLRELFKDEVRKIGLELGLPYDMLYRHPFPGPGLGVRVLGEVKKEYCDLLRLADAIFIEELHKAELYHKVSQAFTVFLPVRSVGVMGDGRKYDWVVSLRAVETIDFMTAHWAHLPYDFLGRVSNRIINEIDGISRVVYDISGKPPATIEWE